Genomic DNA from Desulfurivibrio alkaliphilus AHT 2:
CGACAGCCTAAGCTTCAACCAAGGGCCATGGTTACCGCACAAACAGCAAACAGTAATCTTTGCTATTTTTCATATAATAAGTCAATCTTGCGCAATAAGCAAGGGTAAGATTGCTACATATAACAGCAGTTACTAAAAAAGGAAAACCTTTTAACAAAAAATTTTCATTGCCTCCTAACACACCATTTTCACGACCACTCTCCCCAGGTGACGCCCCGCCAAAATGGTCGTGATTTTTTCATCCACCTCCTCCAGGGCTATCTCGGTGACCAGCGCCTCCAGGTCCTTGATCTGCCACAGGTCGGCCAGGCGTTGCCACAGCAGGCGGCGGCGGGGCATGGGGCACTGGGCGCTGTCGATCCCGGCCAGGGTAACCCCGCGCAAGATGAAGGGATAAACATTGAGGGGCAGGTCGGGGGAGGCGGCGTTGCCGCAACAGGTCACCAGGCCGTCGTAGCGGCAGGATTTAACGGCGGTGGCCAGAATCGGCCCCCCCACCGTATCCACCACCCCGGCCCAGCGCCCTTTAAGCAGCATGCGCCCGCTTTCATCAACGGCTTCCGCCCGGCCCAGCACCTGCTCCGCCCCCAGCCGAGTCAACAGCTCTTCCTGTTCGGCCTTGCCGGTGACCGCGCAAACCCGGTAACCAAGACCGGCCAGCATGGCCAGGGCCAGAATCCCCACCCCTCCGGTGGCGCCGGTGACCAGAATTTTGCCATCTTCCGGCCGTACCGGAAAATCCACCAGCCGGGCTACGCACTGGGCGGCGGTAAAACCGGCGGTGCCGTACATCATGCACTGGCGCAGGCTCAAGCCGGAGGGCCGCGGCATCACCCACTCCGCCGGCACCCGAATATATTCCGCCAGCCCCCCGGGAGTATTCATCCCCAGGTCATAGCAGGAAACCACCACCTCATCACCGGGCTTAAACTCGCTACTCCGGCTTTCCTCCACCACCCCGGCGGCATCAATCCCCGGGGTGTGCGGATAGCGCCTGGTCACCCCGCGGTTGCCGCTGGCGGACAAGGCATCCTTGTAATTAAGAGACGAAAAGCAAACCCGAACCAGCACCTCGTGGTCCGGCAACTGAGCCAAATCCCGGGTCACCACCCGGCGGACAAAAGAGCCGTCTTCTTCACTTACCTGCAGGGCCCGAAATTTTTTCAGCTTCATGTTGCAATATCTCCCAAAAGCAGAGGTTATATGGCCAATTTGGCCAAAAAAACAAAGTTGTCTTGCCAGCCCGGCGCCATTGCGGGTAAAGAGTATAGGATATGTTCGTACCGGTCAATCCTGAGTCAAGCTTTTGTCCGCCAACCTTCACCGCAAGAGAGGTGCCCCATGAAGCTTTATGATGACAAGTACATTAAAAACATTGTGCTGCTTGGCAGTGTAAAATCCGGGAAAACCACCCTGGCCGAAACCATGGTTTTCGAGGCCGGGCTCTCCCAGCGCCGGGGCACGGTGGAAGACCAAAACACCATTTCCGACTTTCATGAAATCGAGCATCAGCGGGGCAACTCGGTTTACGCCACCCTGCTGCATACCGACTGGCGGGATTACAAGATCAACATCATCGACACCCCGGGGCTCGATGATTTTGTCGGCGAAACCATCTCCTCGCTGCGGGTGGCGGACACCGCGGTGATGCTGATCAACGCCCAGTACGGGGTAGAGGTGGGCACCGAACTGACCTGGAACTACACCGAAAATCACCGCATTCCGGCGATGTTTGCCGTCAACCAGGTGGATCACCCCAAATCCGACTTTTTCAGCGCCGTGGAGGCCATCCAGGAGAGTTTCGGGCCGGCGGCCATTCTCATGCAGTATCCCCTGAACGAGGGTGAGGGCTTTGACTGCATCATCGATTTGCTGAAGATGACCATGTACAAGTTTCCTCCCGAAGGCGGCAAGCCGGAAAAGCTGGCCATTCCCGAGGCAGAGCAGGAACAGGCCGCCGAATTGCACAACCAGTTGGTTGAAAAGGCGGCGGAAAATGACGAAGAGCTGATGGAGCTCTACTTTGAAAAGGGCAGCCTGGACGAAGATGAGATGCGCAAGGGGCTCAAGATCGGCATGCTCAACCGCGAGGTCTTCCCCATCTTCTGCCTCTCGGCCAAGCGCAACATGGGCAGCGGCCGGATGATGGGCTTCATCGACAACGTGGCCCCCTCGGCCACCGAGATGCCGCCGGAACAGACCGCCGACGACCGGGAGCTGTCCTCCGACCCGGCCGGCCCCCCGGTGGTCTTTGTCTTCAAGACCCTGGTGGAGCAGTTCCTGGGCAAGATCACCTTCTTCAAGGTCTGCTCCGGCGAGATCAGCGAGGGGATGGACCTGGTCAACAGCGAAACGGGCGAAACCGAGCGCTTGAACCAGCTTTTCATCATGTCCGGCAAAAACCGCCAGCCGGTGAGCAAGCTGGTGGCCGGCGACCTGGGCGCCACCCTGAAGATGAAGGGCACCAAAACCAACCACACCCTGCACGGCAAGGATTCGCCGGTCAGCCTGAAACCCATCGACTTTCCCGAGCCGCGCATCCGCACCGCGGTGGCGGCCGCCGACAAGAAGGACGACGACAAGCTGGGCGAGGCCTTAAGGGAAATCCAGGCCGAAGATCCCACCATCAAGGCCGAGCTCTCGCCGGAGTTACGGCAGTTGATCCTCTGGGGCCAGGGCGAGTTGCACCTCAACCTGGTCAAGTGGCGGCTGGAGAATATTTACGGCATCAAGGTCGAGTTCATCGAGCCCAAAATCCCCTACCGGGAGACCATCCGCAAGGCGGCCACCGCCACCTATCGGCACAAGAAACAATCCGGCGGCTCCGGCCAGTTTGCCGAGGTGCACCTGCGCATCGAGCCTTACGAGGAAGGGATGGCCGATCCCACCGATCTCACGGTGCGCGGCAAGGAAGAGATCGAGCTGCCCTGGGGCGGCAAGCTGGTCTTTTACAACTGCATTGTCGGCGGGGTGATCGATGCCAAGTTTCTGCCCTCGATTTTGAAAGGGGTGATGGAAAAGATGCAGGAGGGGCCGATGACCGGTTCCTACGTGCGGGATGTAAGGGTGATGGTCTTCGACGGCAAGATGCACCCGGTGGATTCCAACGACATCTCGTTCAAGATCGCCGGCGCCCAGGCCTTCAAAGAGGCCTTCCGCAACGCCAACCCCCTGGTGCTGGAACCCCTCTACGACATGGAGGTGATGGTGCCGGAGGACCTGATGGGCGACGTGATGAGCGACCTGCAGAGCCGGCGCTCAATGATCAGCGGCATGGAGTCCCAAGGCCGTTACCAGTTGATCAAGGCCATCACCCCCCTGGCCGAGCAGCACCGCTACTCCACCACCCTGAAGTCCCTGACCCAGGGCCGGGCCAGCTTCCGCTGCAACTTCCGGGAATACGCCCCGGTGCCCCAAGATATCCAGCAGAAGCTCACCACCGTGGAGTGATGTCGGTTTCGGCTATGCGTATCCACTAACCGCCCGTTTGGGGGCGGGATGCGGTTGGTTTTTTCGCTCATTCTCGGCGTGCTGACGCACGCCTCCGAGGCGTCCAGAGGACGAAACCCGCGAAAAAACCAACCGCATCCCGCCCGGGAACGCCCCTTGGAAGTTGCCGCCCGCAGCCACACGGCCAAAACGCCCCTTTCCTGTCCTCCCCGCCAAAACCACCCTGCCCTCGCGGAAAACGTTCAGCAGTGCCGCAGGTTTGGGCAAGCGGACCGGCGCCGCGTACACCAGTACGCAAGCCGGGCCGATCGCCCAAAGATGCGGTGCTGATGGACGTTTTCCTACCAGTGGGGTTGGTTGCCGATTCGATAGTTCATTACTTCCATGGTCTCGGTGACCACCACGAAGGCGTCGGGGTCGATGGTGCGGATCATGTTTTTCAACTGGCCGATCTCCTGAAAGTTGACCACCGCGTACAGCATGTTTTCCTCGTTGCCGGAAAAACCGCCCCGGGCGGGGATAATGGTGGTGCCCCGGCGCAGGTCGCGCAGGATTTCGCGATTGATCTCCGGCCAGTGCTTGGAGATGATCATTACCGCCTTGCGCTGGCTCAGGCCGGTGACCACCAGGTCGATGAGCTTGGCCGCCACGTAAATCTGAATCAGGGTGTAGAGGGCGGCGTCCAGGGAAAAAACCACCGCGGTGAGGGAGAGCACCACCAGGTTCAGGGCCAGCACCGTGCTGCCCAGGGGGATGGAAAAACGCTTCATCAGCATAACCGACAAAATGTCCGCCCCGCCGGCGGAGCCTTGGGAGCGCAAGGTAATGCCGCCGCCGATACCGATGATGATCCCGGCAAACACCGCCGCCAGGATGTCGTTGTCCACCGTCAGGTCCACGTGGACAAAGGCCAGGGCCAGGGAAAAGATGACGGTGCCGGCCAGGCTGTAGAAGAAGAAGCGGCGGCCCACCGCCATCATCGCCGCCAGAAAGAGGGGAATATTGAGCAGCAGATAGATCACCCCGACATCCAGGGCCGGCACCAGTTCCTTGATGATCAGGGTCAGGCCGGTGGCGCTGCTGGCGGCAAACTCGTGGGGAATGATGATGCCGTTGACCGCCACCGCGCAAATTGTGCCGCCGGCGGCCAGCATCAGCAGGTTTTTCAACACCTGCCACAGATCGGCCATGGTAAAGGCCGGGGTATAGGGAATCTTCATGGTAAACTTCATGCCTGCTCAACCTTGGTCCTGGCCAGCGGAAAATGACGGCGGACAAAGACCAGTTCTTCTTCACGGTTACGGACCTGACCATCCAGGCGTGCATCCAGCAGTTGATCGAGGATCTGCCGGAAAATCGGGCCGGGCTGGTAACCAAGTACCTTGAGGTCGTGGCCGTTGAGCTCCGGGCGCACCTGACTCAGTTCGGTAACATATAAGGAAATCGCCTTTTTGGCCGCCTTTTTCCGACTGATGGCCAGCAGATAAAGCAACCCCTCGGGACCCAGCCCGGCGAGCAGGTGGTAGATGCCGCTGTTGCTGTCCGGCAGGGCGCGGCGCAGCACGGTGGCCGCCTGCTGGGCGGCGGTTTTTTCCCCCAGCAACTGCTGCCGGTTGCGCTCCGGCACTTCAAAGCGCTGGCAAAAATCCTGCAACTCACTCCGCTTCAGGTTAACGGTAAGGGCCAGCAGGTACACCAGCCAGTTGCGGCAGGGCTCATCCCGGTAGAGCAACTGATACCAGGCCAGGGCCGCCTGGGACTCTTCCAGGTTTTTGGTCAGGCGTGGCTCCAGCTTCAGGCGCGGGTGCAGGAAGGGCAGCAGGTGAAGATCGGCCATTCGCCTGATGGCCGGCAGGGGGTTCTCTTCACTGAGGATCCCCTTCAACTCGCCAAAGAAGCGGTAGCCGAAAAAGCGGTCGAAGAGATTCATCCGCACCGCGTTTTTAATCAATCGTTCGGTGTGCTGACCGATGGTAAACCCCATTCGCTGCTCAAAGCGGATGGCCCGGAAGATGCGGGTGGGGTCCTCGACAAAGCTCAAGTTGTGCAGCACCCTGATCTTGTGATCTTTAAGATCATTCTGGCTGTTGAAAAAATCCACCAGGGTGCCGAAGGTGTCGGGGTTTAAATGGATGGCCATGGCGTTGATGGTAAAATCCCGCCGGTAGAGATCAAGCTTGAGGGAAGAGAGTTCCACCGTGGGCATGGCCGCCGGGTAGTCGTAATACTCCAGGCGGGCGGTGGCCACATCCACCTTGAGGCCGTCGGGCAGCTTGACCACCGCGGTTTTGAATTTTTTGTGCACCCGCACCCGGCCCTTTAATCGCTCGGCCAGAGCCTTGGCAAAAACCATCCCATCACCCTCGATCACCACGTCAATATCGAAGTTTTTTTCCTGCAGCAGCAGGTCGCGCACAAAGCCGCCCACCGCAAAGGCCCGGTATTTGCGCTCCTGGGCCACCTCGCCGATGGTCCGTAGCAGTACCACCAGGCGGCGGCCCAGCCGTTCCACCATAAGGTTCTGCAGATTGCGCTGGCGTTCACCGGAAGGCAACTGTTCACTGTAAAGGCCACGGGGCAGCCGGGAGGGGTCGTTGACCAGCAGGTTGAGCAGGTCGGTGCGGGTAATCACCCCCTGCAGCTCGCAGTTGCGGCCATCCACCACCGGGATGATCCGCTGGCGATGTTCGATAATCAACTCCTGGATATCGCCCAGAGTGGCGGCCGGGGTCAGGGTGGCGAAGTCGGTGCTCATGTAGTCGCTCACCGACTGCTCCTCCAGCCCCAGTTGGATGGCCTTGCCCGCCACCCGGCGGGAGATCAGGCCCACCACCCGCCGCTTGTCGTCCACCACCGGCAGCACCGTGATGTTGTAACGGTTAAGCAGTTCATCGGCCTGGCGAATGCTGATATTGGGCCGGGCGCTGATCACCGGGGAGCTCATCAGGTCGGCGGCCCGGCGGCGGGGCCGCACCTGCTTGTGCAGCACCTGGATCAGCTTTTCCTCCACCTCGATATTGGTCAACTCCTTGATGGTGGCAGAGGCCGCCGAGGCGTGGCCGCCGCCGCCGAACTCGCGGACGATCTCCCCCACATTGACCTCGGGGATCCGGCTGCGGGCAATCAGGTAAGTCCGCTCGCCCATACGGGCCAGGGCAAAGAGGGTGTTGAGGTTTTCCATCACCATGAAGCGGCGTACCACCACCGCGAAGTTGTCGTAGTAATCCTCGGTGTCCACCTTGGCCACGGTGATGTCCAAACCCTGGATGGTGTAGGTGGTGGCGGAACGAATCAGGTCCCCCAGCAGGGTAACCTCGGCGCTGGTCAACTCCTGGGCGATGAACTGGGTGACGGTATGCAGGTTGGCCCCCCGGCTCAACAGCCAGGCGGCGGCCTGCAGGTCCTCGGGGGTGGTGGTGTCGAAATGAAACGAGCCGGTGTCTTCAAAAATGCCCATGGCCAGCAGGGTGGCCTCCTCCGGGCTCACTTCCAGGCCGCGGGCCTGAAACAGCTCCACCATGATGGTGGCGGTGGACCCCACCGGCTTGAGGTGCTCCACCCGCCCGCGCAGGTCGCCGGGGGCCTCGGGATGGTGATCGAAAAGATGCACCTCCAGGTCGGGGTTCTCCAGGCAGCGGGCAATTTCCCCCAGCCGCGAGGGCTGCCGGGTGTCGACCAGGATCAAGCGGCGGACCTTGCCCAGATCAATATTTTTCAGGCGCTGGAAATCGTAGAGGTAATCCACCGACTGGGCGAAAAAATCCCGCAGGTTCTTCTCCTGGGCCCCGGCAAAGGCCAACACCGCCTCGGGATAAAGCTTCTTGGCCGCCACCATGGAGGCCACGGCGTCGAAGTCGGCATTGATATGGGTGGTAATCAGCTCCATGCGTCCCACTCTACCTGTGCTGCCCGGCTTTTGCAATCAAGCAGCAGGTAAAGCGCCAGCGCGGCGGATGCGGCTTAAAGCTCGTCTGCCGGGGTTACTTCCAGCTTTTCCAGTTTTTCAATGGTGTAGAGCTGTTCAGCGGCCAGGTCAACATGGCGGACATCGATTTCGATTTCGGTGCTGGAGATGCCGGCGAAGGCCTTGAGCAAGTTGCTGTTCAAGGGCAGATGCTCCCGGGAGATAACGGCAAAATCGTTACCATAGGCACGAAAAACCAGGCAAGCGGGAAAGGCGGCCTGCAATTCGGCGGCAAAGCGGGTAAACAACTGATTGCCTTTTTCCCAGCCAACGCGCTTGTTGTACTCGGGCAGGTTGCGCAAATGCAGCAGGTAAAGGCAGGAAAAATGGTTGCTGCTCAGGTTGTTGAGGACGATTTTCAGGTAGTCTTCGTTGTACAGCCCGGTCAGGCGATCATTGAAAAAATAGGAAAAACGTTTCTTCTCCAGCTCGGTGAAGGGCAACTGGCTGACGCGGGAGGGGAGATCAACCTCGGCCAGGACCCTGGTCGCCGCCGCCACCACCTTGGCGTCGAACTGGCTCCCTGCGAGCTCTTGCAACTCGGCCAGGGCCTGGGAAAGTTGTTTGCGCCCCTTGTAAATCCGGTTGGTGGTCATGGCGTCAAAGGCATCGGCCACCGCCATGATCCGGGAGAGCAGCGGGATCTCCTCTCCCGCCAGGCCGTTCGGGTAGCCGTTGCCATCGGGCCGCTCATGGTGGTGGAGGATGATCTTGGCCAGATCCTTGTACATTTCGATGTTGGAAAGCATCTCGTAGCCGGCCCGGGGGTGGAGCTTGATCAGTTCGTAATCCAGCTCGGTGAGTTTACCGGGTTTGAGCAGCACCGAATCGGGAGTGGCGATCTTGCCGATATCATGCAGCATGGCGGCCGTGTAAAGCCTCTTTTTCTCGGCCTGGGACAGATTCAACTCCCGGGCCAGCAGGCTGCTGTAATGTGCGACCCGCTCGGTGTGACCGGCGGTGTAGGTATCCCGCTGCTCGATCAAATCGACAAAGGAGAAGATGGTCTCTTCGTAGTTGGCAGCCCGTTCCGCGGTTAGCTGGGCGGTCAGCTCCCGCTGTCGAAAGGAGTCAACGGCAAAACCGATATCACCGGCCAACTCATCAAGCATCTCCCGCTCCTCCGCCTCAAAACCATCGGCTCGCCAGGTGTAGATGACCAGACAACCAAGGGGGGCATCGCCCTGGCGGGCCCGCAAGGGCAGACTGATCACCCCTCTGGCCCCCCGGACGGGCTCCGGGTCGCGCCAAAGAGTCTCATCCAGCAACTCCCCGTCGTTCATGCGGATGATGGTTCGATTCTCCCGCAGACAGGCGGCGGCAGCAACCTCGGCCAAAGGACCATTACCGGCATCCACCCGATAAGGCGGCTCCGGCAGGGCATCAAGGCCCGGCTCGGCGCTGTACACTTCGCTGATCGCGCCGTTTTCCAGCAGACCGATCCAGCAGAAACGATAATCGCCGTGCTGGGTGAAACGGGCACAGGCACTTGCCAGCAGGCTCGGCAGGGCAGGGGCGGTGATCAGCAGCTTGTTGATATGGGCCACCGTGTCGAGAATCTGCCGCAGGTAACGCTCCTGCTCCAGCAGGGCGGCAATTTCGGCGGTACGCTGGGCCACCCGGTTTTCCAGGGTTTGATTGAGATGCTCCACCTGCTCTTTTTCCTCTTTGAGCTTTTCGCTGAGCAACCCCACCGGGATGGCCAGGAAAAAGAGAAAGCCCAGCCGCATGACCAGGTCGGTCCAGTCAATCTCAGGCAGAACAGACCAGATACTGAGCAGATAGAGAAGGGCAGAAAGGGTGGCGACCACCAGCCCGAAGCGGAGGCCGAAGTAGATGGTGTGCAGACAGATCAACAGGTAGTAGCCAAGGAAAAAACTGCTGCTCAGACTCGGGTCGGCATGAACCAGCAGGGAAAGGAAGGTCAGGTCGAGAAAAAGCGAGGTGAGATAAACCTTTTTCAGCAGCAGCGGCCGAAAAAAGATAACCAGGTAACAGAGCAGGCTGTAGAGGAAAAAGGCCAGCAGCGCCTTAATCAGCAAGCTCTCTTCCCGGGGAGGCAACTCCATCAGCAAAAGCCAGGCAACCCCGCCGAAGAGGCTGAAAACCCGCAGGAACAAAAAGGCAAGGTCGATCCTGCCGGTTACCGCTCTAACCTGATTCCACTGTTGCAACCAAGGCATGAAAATACCCGAACCGTCGAACGCGGCAACCGGTGCACGCAAAAAAACTGCCAGGACTAAGGACGCCTTCCGCCCCGGCGGACGCTCCGCCGCTACTGTTGCAGATGATACCGGGCAAGAGCCGACACCGTCAACTGTTATCGGTGGTTGGGGCAGCGGGGTTCATCCCCGAGGGTGAAACTTGCGGTGAATGGCTTTCAGGCGGTTGGTGTCAACATGGGTGTAGATCTGGGTGGTGGCGATGTCGGCGTGCCCCAGCATCACCTGCACCGCCCGCAGGTCGGCGCCATGTTCCAGCAGATGGGTGGCAAAGGAGTGGCGCAGCACGTGCGGGCTGATCTCGCGAGCAATCCCACGTTCTCTGGCGCTTTTCCGCACGATCTGCCAGAAACGCAGGCGGGTCATGGCCGTGCCCCGGCCGGTGACAAAGAGAAAATCGCTGCGCCGCTTTTTCAGCAACCGGGGCCGGGCTTGGGTTATATAGACCGCCATGGCCTGGCGGGCGGCCTCACCAAAGGGTACCAGCCGCTCCTTGCTGCCCTTGCCCAAAATCCGCAGATGCCCGGCCTGATTGACCGCCGCCACCGGCAGCTTGACCAGCTCGGAAACCCGCATGCCGGTGGCATACAGCAAGTGCAGCATGGCGTGGTTACGCAGGGCCAGGATCGAAGCAGGCGGGGCCGGCGGGGCCAGCAGCTGCTCGACCTCGGCACTGCTGAGCACCTTGGGCAAGGCCCGGCCGATTTTAGGCAGATCAAGCAATGCGGCGGGATCGTGGCCAAGCAGTTGTTCACCCTGAAGAAAACGGAAAAAGGCGCGCAGGGCGGAAATCCGGCGGGATGTACTGCGCGGCGCTGCTTTCTCCTGCCGGCAGGCGGCCAGATAAGCTCGCAAATGCTCGGGGCCGATCTGGTTAATCTCGGTGATGGGCCGGGCTGAAGCCAGGCCTGCCCCCCGGTCTTTCCCGGCCGTCCCGGTGGCGCCGGCATCAACCGTGGCCGCAACCGGGGCCGTGGCCCGGGCCAGAAAAGCGAAAAACGAGAGCAGGTCGGACTGGTAAGCCGCCAGGGTATTGGTGGCCAGCCGCCGCTCAGCGGCCAGGTACTGGAGAAAAAAATCCAGCAGGGGAAGAACAAACGGAAACGCCCCGGAGACCACCTCAAGAAGGGGGTCAGCGGGGCGTGTAAAGCGGGTTTGGTGATCGTTACGCGAGCCTGAATTGCCTCTGGGCATGATCAGCAAACCCGGCAGCGGGTTTTAGTCCCGCTCCATTTTATACATCAGTTTCCGCAGTTTACGCCGCGATTCCGCCGTCTTGCGACGGCGTTTGGCGCTGGGCTTTTCGTAAAACTCGCGCCTCTTCAACTCTTTTTTCATACCGTCGAGCTGGAGTTTCTTTTTGAGAATGCGAATGGCATGCTCAACATCACCCCTGACTTCAACTTCGATCATTTAACTTTCACCGCCTTTTCGTCGATCAGCTAAAGTTTACCCTTACATCCAAAAACGCTGGACAACCGTAGTGTTGCTATAAACACTAGAAAATATCCGCAAGCTCGACAGTTGTCAAACTTTTTTTGCAGGCAACCATGAGCAAGATGCAATTTAAAAAACTACCGTGTGCTGTCTCAATCATTAACTTGATAACAAGGTTGGTCGCTATAAATGGACACGAAAGCCCAGGGTCAGTTTTTTGCAGTTTACAAAAACTGCTCTTGCCCTTGGCGGTAAACGGTTTTTTTGTTGAATTATCAGCTGTATGTGGTTAATGTCCGCTCATCTAATCGGCCAGCTTAACTAAAAATAGTTATATTTCTTCATAAAAACGCCTGCGTCTTATCCCGGTGAACTCTTATCTTGCATTAACACCTGATTATTGCAGAAATGGCGGGGGTATTTAGAACATGACAGGACCTGAAAGAGGGCCCTTCTTAAAGCGCTTTGTTCTACCAATTATTCTTTTTTCACTAGGGCTTAATATATTTCTGGTAATGCTTCGTATCAACCTTGACTTGCCCCTGTTCCTTGACGCAACCGGTACGATGCTGGCGGCAGTGCTGATCGGCCCCTGGATTGGCGGCCTGGTCGGCTTAATGACCAATGTTATCTATGGAATTATCTATTGCACCAACTCCGTCCCTTTCGGGGTGGTCAATTTTGGCATAGGGTTGTTGACCGGCTACCTGGTTATCGCCCTGAAAGGCTATCATCGCTGGTATGCTCCCCTGCTCATCGGTTGCATCATCGCACTTTTCACCCCACTGATGTCTGCCCCTATCGCCACCTATCTGTTCGGCGGCATAACGGCTCATGGAATCGACAAATTCGTTGTTGCCTTGGTTGACAGCGGCAATTCGATGTTGTCCAGCGCTTTTTGGGGCCGTTTGCCAACCAGCTTTATCGACAAACTTCTCTCGGCCTATATGGTCTACGGCATCATCCTGATCTGGCCGAAACTGACCAACAGACACATTTCTGCCGATGTTTAAGACCGTCGTCGTCATTCTGTTCCTGGTCAGCCCGATACTCTGCCATCAGCCAGTTGCCGCCGAGCCATTAAGGGTTGGGATCCACTCAGGCAACAGAACCCTCGAGTTCGTGACCAACAACGGCGATCCTGCGGGTATTCTGGTGGATTTGTGGCGAGAATGGGCGCAGCACAGCGGAATGGAGCTGGAGTTTGTTGCTGTTGAGCCGTCAAAGGGAACGACACTGCTCGGAAAAGGCAAAATCGATGTCCTTGCCAATGCACCGCCGGGAAAAGATGTTGACTATACTCCCGCTTACCTTACCTTCGACTACAGCCTCCACGCACTCATGAGTTTTCACCCGGAGACACCGGGGCATTTCCCTGCGCGAATCGGTATTCGCACAGATGACCTCCTGTATATTGATCCCACCAAACTAAATAATCTTCAAGTCCAGCAGTATTCAGATCACGTTGAAATATTTAAGGCATTGGAAAATGGCCATATCGATTACCTGCTTGCCAATAGCAGTCAATTGATTCTGGCAATCAATAACATGCGCCTCAGGAAGTTGCACTTTCCGCGAA
This window encodes:
- a CDS encoding HD domain-containing phosphohydrolase, yielding MPWLQQWNQVRAVTGRIDLAFLFLRVFSLFGGVAWLLLMELPPREESLLIKALLAFFLYSLLCYLVIFFRPLLLKKVYLTSLFLDLTFLSLLVHADPSLSSSFFLGYYLLICLHTIYFGLRFGLVVATLSALLYLLSIWSVLPEIDWTDLVMRLGFLFFLAIPVGLLSEKLKEEKEQVEHLNQTLENRVAQRTAEIAALLEQERYLRQILDTVAHINKLLITAPALPSLLASACARFTQHGDYRFCWIGLLENGAISEVYSAEPGLDALPEPPYRVDAGNGPLAEVAAAACLRENRTIIRMNDGELLDETLWRDPEPVRGARGVISLPLRARQGDAPLGCLVIYTWRADGFEAEEREMLDELAGDIGFAVDSFRQRELTAQLTAERAANYEETIFSFVDLIEQRDTYTAGHTERVAHYSSLLARELNLSQAEKKRLYTAAMLHDIGKIATPDSVLLKPGKLTELDYELIKLHPRAGYEMLSNIEMYKDLAKIILHHHERPDGNGYPNGLAGEEIPLLSRIMAVADAFDAMTTNRIYKGRKQLSQALAELQELAGSQFDAKVVAAATRVLAEVDLPSRVSQLPFTELEKKRFSYFFNDRLTGLYNEDYLKIVLNNLSSNHFSCLYLLHLRNLPEYNKRVGWEKGNQLFTRFAAELQAAFPACLVFRAYGNDFAVISREHLPLNSNLLKAFAGISSTEIEIDVRHVDLAAEQLYTIEKLEKLEVTPADEL
- a CDS encoding elongation factor G — encoded protein: MKLYDDKYIKNIVLLGSVKSGKTTLAETMVFEAGLSQRRGTVEDQNTISDFHEIEHQRGNSVYATLLHTDWRDYKINIIDTPGLDDFVGETISSLRVADTAVMLINAQYGVEVGTELTWNYTENHRIPAMFAVNQVDHPKSDFFSAVEAIQESFGPAAILMQYPLNEGEGFDCIIDLLKMTMYKFPPEGGKPEKLAIPEAEQEQAAELHNQLVEKAAENDEELMELYFEKGSLDEDEMRKGLKIGMLNREVFPIFCLSAKRNMGSGRMMGFIDNVAPSATEMPPEQTADDRELSSDPAGPPVVFVFKTLVEQFLGKITFFKVCSGEISEGMDLVNSETGETERLNQLFIMSGKNRQPVSKLVAGDLGATLKMKGTKTNHTLHGKDSPVSLKPIDFPEPRIRTAVAAADKKDDDKLGEALREIQAEDPTIKAELSPELRQLILWGQGELHLNLVKWRLENIYGIKVEFIEPKIPYRETIRKAATATYRHKKQSGGSGQFAEVHLRIEPYEEGMADPTDLTVRGKEEIELPWGGKLVFYNCIVGGVIDAKFLPSILKGVMEKMQEGPMTGSYVRDVRVMVFDGKMHPVDSNDISFKIAGAQAFKEAFRNANPLVLEPLYDMEVMVPEDLMGDVMSDLQSRRSMISGMESQGRYQLIKAITPLAEQHRYSTTLKSLTQGRASFRCNFREYAPVPQDIQQKLTTVE
- a CDS encoding YhdH/YhfP family quinone oxidoreductase yields the protein MKLKKFRALQVSEEDGSFVRRVVTRDLAQLPDHEVLVRVCFSSLNYKDALSASGNRGVTRRYPHTPGIDAAGVVEESRSSEFKPGDEVVVSCYDLGMNTPGGLAEYIRVPAEWVMPRPSGLSLRQCMMYGTAGFTAAQCVARLVDFPVRPEDGKILVTGATGGVGILALAMLAGLGYRVCAVTGKAEQEELLTRLGAEQVLGRAEAVDESGRMLLKGRWAGVVDTVGGPILATAVKSCRYDGLVTCCGNAASPDLPLNVYPFILRGVTLAGIDSAQCPMPRRRLLWQRLADLWQIKDLEALVTEIALEEVDEKITTILAGRHLGRVVVKMVC
- a CDS encoding YitT family protein — protein: MKFTMKIPYTPAFTMADLWQVLKNLLMLAAGGTICAVAVNGIIIPHEFAASSATGLTLIIKELVPALDVGVIYLLLNIPLFLAAMMAVGRRFFFYSLAGTVIFSLALAFVHVDLTVDNDILAAVFAGIIIGIGGGITLRSQGSAGGADILSVMLMKRFSIPLGSTVLALNLVVLSLTAVVFSLDAALYTLIQIYVAAKLIDLVVTGLSQRKAVMIISKHWPEINREILRDLRRGTTIIPARGGFSGNEENMLYAVVNFQEIGQLKNMIRTIDPDAFVVVTETMEVMNYRIGNQPHW
- a CDS encoding CBS domain-containing protein translates to MELITTHINADFDAVASMVAAKKLYPEAVLAFAGAQEKNLRDFFAQSVDYLYDFQRLKNIDLGKVRRLILVDTRQPSRLGEIARCLENPDLEVHLFDHHPEAPGDLRGRVEHLKPVGSTATIMVELFQARGLEVSPEEATLLAMGIFEDTGSFHFDTTTPEDLQAAAWLLSRGANLHTVTQFIAQELTSAEVTLLGDLIRSATTYTIQGLDITVAKVDTEDYYDNFAVVVRRFMVMENLNTLFALARMGERTYLIARSRIPEVNVGEIVREFGGGGHASAASATIKELTNIEVEEKLIQVLHKQVRPRRRAADLMSSPVISARPNISIRQADELLNRYNITVLPVVDDKRRVVGLISRRVAGKAIQLGLEEQSVSDYMSTDFATLTPAATLGDIQELIIEHRQRIIPVVDGRNCELQGVITRTDLLNLLVNDPSRLPRGLYSEQLPSGERQRNLQNLMVERLGRRLVVLLRTIGEVAQERKYRAFAVGGFVRDLLLQEKNFDIDVVIEGDGMVFAKALAERLKGRVRVHKKFKTAVVKLPDGLKVDVATARLEYYDYPAAMPTVELSSLKLDLYRRDFTINAMAIHLNPDTFGTLVDFFNSQNDLKDHKIRVLHNLSFVEDPTRIFRAIRFEQRMGFTIGQHTERLIKNAVRMNLFDRFFGYRFFGELKGILSEENPLPAIRRMADLHLLPFLHPRLKLEPRLTKNLEESQAALAWYQLLYRDEPCRNWLVYLLALTVNLKRSELQDFCQRFEVPERNRQQLLGEKTAAQQAATVLRRALPDSNSGIYHLLAGLGPEGLLYLLAISRKKAAKKAISLYVTELSQVRPELNGHDLKVLGYQPGPIFRQILDQLLDARLDGQVRNREEELVFVRRHFPLARTKVEQA